One window of Dama dama isolate Ldn47 chromosome 30, ASM3311817v1, whole genome shotgun sequence genomic DNA carries:
- the LOC133049709 gene encoding large ribosomal subunit protein uL30-like, which translates to MLRKARRKLIYEKAKHHHKEYRQVSRTEIQMAGMARKAGNFYVPAEPKLAFVIRIRGIKGVSPKVLKVPRLLHLQQIFNGTFVKFTKASINMLRIVELYIAWGYPNLKSVNELIYKRGNGKINKQQIALTDNVLIARSLGKYGIICMEDLIHEIYTVGKRFKEANNFLCPFILSFP; encoded by the coding sequence ATGCTTCGAAAGGCAAGGAGGAAGCTTATCTATGAAAAAGCTAAGCATCACCACAAGGAATACAGGCAGGTGTCCAGAACTGAAATTCAAATGGCTGGGATGGCACGAAAAGCCGGCAACTTTTATGTACCTGCAGAGCCCAAACTGGCATTTGTCATCAGGATCAGAGGTATCAAAGGTGTGAGCCCGAAGGTTCTAAAGGTGCCACGGCTCCTTcacctccagcagatcttcaatGGCACCTTTGTGAAGTTCACCAAGGCTTCAATTAACATGCTGAGAATTGTGGAGCTATACATTGCATGGGGGTACCCAAATCTGAAGTCCGTAAATGAACTGATCTACAAGCGTGGTAATGGCAAAATCAACAAGCAGCAAATTGCCCTGACAGATAACGTGTTGATTGCTCGATCTCTTGGGAAATATGGCATCATCTGCATGGAGGATCTGATTCATGAGATCTATACTGTTGGAAAACGtttcaaagaagcaaacaacTTCCTGTGTCCCTTTATATTGTCTTTTCCATGA